The genomic stretch GCGCGCTGCTCGGGCTTGCCAGCATCGTGCAGACGGTGCCGGGGCTGGCGCTGCTGGCGCTGTTCTATCCGCTGCTGCTGGCGCTCGCGGCGCTGTCGCTGTCGTGGTTCGGAGCCGGATTCTCCGCCTTCGGATTCCTGCCGGCCGTGCTGGCGCTGGCGCTCTATTCGATGCTGCCGGTGCTGCGCAACACCATCACCGGCCTGCAGGGCGTCAACGCCGCGATCCTGGAAGCGGCGCAAGGCGTCGGCATGACGCCGCAGCAATCCCTGTTCACGGTCGAACTGCCGCTGGCGCTGCCGGTCATGATGGCGGGGATCCGCACCGCGGCGGTCTGGGTGATCGGCACCGCGACGCTGTCGACGCCGATCGGCCAGACCAGCCTCGGCAATTACATTTTTGCCGGGCTGCAGACCCAGAACTGGGTGTTCGTGCTGTTCGGCTGCCTCGCCGCCGCGGTGCTGGCGCTCGCGGTCGATCAATTGCTGGCGCTGATCGAAAACGGCTTGCGCAACCGCAGCCGCATTCGCGCGGCGATTGGCGGCGTCGGCATCGCGGCATTGGTCGCGGCCACGCTGGTGCCCACGATGTCGCGTTCGGCATCGAATTACGTTGTCGGCGCCAAGACCTTTACCGAGCAATATGTGCTGTCGGCACTGATCGCGCAGCGGCTGCAGGCGGCCGGGCTCTCTGCCACCTCGCGCGAAGGCCTCGGCTCCAACGTCATCTTCGATGCGCTGGCATCGGGCGATATCGACGTCTATGTCGATTATTCCGGCACGCTGTGGGCCAACCAGTTCCATCACAGCGATATCAAGCCGCGCGACGTGCTGCTGGCTGAATTGAAGGCGACGCTGGCACGGCAACACATCACCCTGTTGGGCGAACTCGGCTTTGAAAATGCCTATGCGTTGGTGATGCCGCGCCGGCGCGCCGAACAATTGGGCATTCGCAGCATCGCCGATCTGGCCTCGCGGGCGCCGTCGATGTCGATCGCGGCCGACTATGAATTCTTCTCGCGTCCGGAATGGGCCGGCATCAAGCAGGCCTACGGCCTGCCGTTCCGCACCCAGCGGCAGATGCAGCCGGACTT from Bradyrhizobium sp. Ash2021 encodes the following:
- a CDS encoding glycine betaine ABC transporter substrate-binding protein; the encoded protein is MNLFSDPRWSEALAHLPDYLGNHVRVSVTALALGLAVSLPLAIVARNRPLLRGALLGLASIVQTVPGLALLALFYPLLLALAALSLSWFGAGFSAFGFLPAVLALALYSMLPVLRNTITGLQGVNAAILEAAQGVGMTPQQSLFTVELPLALPVMMAGIRTAAVWVIGTATLSTPIGQTSLGNYIFAGLQTQNWVFVLFGCLAAAVLALAVDQLLALIENGLRNRSRIRAAIGGVGIAALVAATLVPTMSRSASNYVVGAKTFTEQYVLSALIAQRLQAAGLSATSREGLGSNVIFDALASGDIDVYVDYSGTLWANQFHHSDIKPRDVLLAELKATLARQHITLLGELGFENAYALVMPRRRAEQLGIRSIADLASRAPSMSIAADYEFFSRPEWAGIKQAYGLPFRTQRQMQPDFMYAAVASGEVDVIAGYTSDGLIAKYDLVVLEDPRHAIPPYDAIMLIAPKRASDSVLREALQPLLGRIDIAAMREANLRAAGGDGASSPDAVARWLWDKIGKR